A stretch of Dietzia lutea DNA encodes these proteins:
- the dnaG gene encoding DNA primase: protein MAGRIPEQDIAAIRERTRIEEIVGEYVALKPAGADSLKGLSPFKDEKTPSFHVRPQHGYFHCFSTGEGGDVFAFLMKMEHIGFVEAVEQLADRIGYRISYEGGGQVVQRDRGTRSRLAQANAAAQKFYAERLAQDPEAETARTFLTDRGFDMAQAQHFGCGYAPAGWDTMSKHLMRQGFEPKELEAAGLSKTSSRGTLIDRFHRRLLWPIRNLAGEVIGFGARKLFEDDTLGKYMNTPETMLYKKSQVLFGLDLAKREIASQRRAVVVEGYTDVMAMHAAGVTTAVAACGTAFGEDHLSTLRRLMLDDNYFRGEIIYTFDGDEAGKKAALRAFSGDQQFSGRTFVAVAPPGLDPCDLRQTKGDVAVRDLVSARVPMFEFAIRSMLEDYDLDHAEGRVEALRRTVPVVADIRDSSLRDEYARQLAGWVGWDDPATVVRRVREESRKKGRARSAGAGSGPRRRGPGGPGGGARPGWDAAERGGAGRGRGGYDDDEVDGGEAPRTPEVPRGVPIPAPGDPVLWPQREAVKAALQYPGLAGPLFDSLPDECYTHPAYAAIAEALSRSGGCAAGKSGVNWVAEVSQGLEDEGLRRLVGVLAVETLRVSEEALPRYISGVLARLQEVWVSGQIADLKSKVQRMSPAEDPEGYSALFGDLVALEEYRRGLLEQAVGATPDIA, encoded by the coding sequence ATGGCAGGGCGGATTCCGGAGCAGGACATCGCCGCGATCCGCGAACGCACCCGTATCGAGGAGATCGTCGGCGAGTACGTGGCGCTGAAGCCGGCGGGTGCGGACTCGCTCAAGGGGCTGTCCCCGTTCAAGGACGAGAAGACCCCCTCGTTCCACGTGCGTCCGCAGCACGGCTACTTCCACTGTTTCTCCACGGGCGAGGGCGGTGACGTCTTCGCGTTTCTCATGAAGATGGAGCACATCGGTTTCGTCGAGGCGGTCGAGCAGCTGGCCGACCGGATCGGCTACCGCATCTCCTACGAGGGCGGCGGGCAGGTGGTCCAGCGCGACCGCGGCACGCGCTCCCGGCTGGCGCAGGCCAACGCGGCGGCGCAGAAGTTCTACGCGGAGCGGCTCGCGCAGGACCCGGAGGCGGAGACGGCGCGGACGTTCCTCACCGACCGCGGCTTCGACATGGCGCAGGCGCAGCACTTCGGCTGCGGGTACGCCCCCGCCGGCTGGGACACGATGAGCAAGCACCTCATGCGGCAGGGTTTCGAGCCCAAGGAGCTGGAGGCGGCGGGGCTGTCCAAGACCAGTTCGCGGGGCACGCTCATCGACCGCTTCCACCGCCGGCTGCTGTGGCCGATCCGCAACCTGGCCGGTGAGGTGATCGGCTTCGGTGCGCGCAAGCTGTTCGAGGACGACACGCTGGGCAAGTACATGAACACGCCCGAGACCATGCTCTACAAGAAGTCGCAGGTGCTGTTCGGGCTTGACCTGGCCAAGCGGGAGATCGCCTCGCAGCGGCGCGCGGTGGTGGTCGAGGGTTACACGGACGTCATGGCGATGCACGCGGCGGGCGTGACCACGGCGGTCGCGGCGTGTGGCACGGCGTTCGGCGAGGATCACCTGTCGACGTTGCGCCGGCTGATGCTCGACGACAACTACTTCCGCGGCGAGATCATCTACACCTTCGACGGCGACGAGGCGGGCAAGAAGGCCGCCCTGCGGGCGTTTTCGGGCGACCAGCAGTTCTCGGGCCGGACCTTCGTCGCGGTGGCGCCGCCTGGGCTCGACCCGTGCGATCTGCGTCAGACCAAGGGCGACGTCGCGGTGCGGGACCTGGTGTCGGCGCGGGTCCCGATGTTCGAGTTCGCGATCCGGTCGATGCTGGAGGACTACGACCTCGACCACGCCGAGGGTCGTGTGGAGGCGCTTCGGCGCACGGTGCCGGTGGTGGCGGACATCCGCGACTCGTCACTGCGGGACGAGTACGCCCGTCAGCTCGCCGGGTGGGTGGGCTGGGACGATCCGGCGACCGTGGTGCGCCGGGTCCGCGAGGAATCGCGCAAGAAGGGCCGGGCACGCTCGGCCGGGGCGGGTTCGGGTCCGCGCCGGCGCGGACCGGGCGGTCCGGGCGGGGGAGCCCGCCCGGGGTGGGACGCGGCCGAGCGTGGTGGCGCGGGTCGTGGTCGAGGGGGGTACGACGACGACGAGGTCGACGGCGGCGAGGCCCCGCGGACTCCGGAGGTGCCGAGGGGCGTGCCGATTCCCGCCCCCGGTGATCCGGTGCTGTGGCCGCAACGCGAGGCCGTGAAGGCGGCCCTGCAGTACCCCGGCCTGGCGGGCCCGTTGTTCGACTCGCTGCCGGACGAGTGCTACACCCACCCGGCGTACGCGGCGATCGCGGAGGCGCTGTCGCGGTCCGGGGGCTGTGCGGCGGGCAAGAGCGGCGTCAACTGGGTGGCCGAGGTGTCGCAGGGGCTGGAGGACGAGGGCCTGCGTCGTCTGGTCGGGGTGCTCGCGGTGGAGACGTTGCGCGTGTCGGAGGAGGCGTTGCCGCGCTACATCTCCGGGGTGCTCGCGCGCCTTCAGGAGGTGTGGGTGTCGGGGCAGATCGCCGACCTGAAGTCCAAGGTGCAGCGGATGAGTCCGGCGGAGGACCCGGAGGGGTATTCGGCACTTTTCGGTGATCTGGTGGCGCTGGAGGAGTACCGGCGCGGCCTGCTGGAGCAGGCGGTCGGAGCCACACCGGACATTGCCTGA
- a CDS encoding nuclear transport factor 2 family protein, whose product MTTDRDQIIERLADVASALDTRDWDALGALFTETATGYGARGREAIVEQVRDHLGGCGPSQHLLGNHRVELGYDGDPDRARSLTYARVLHLGADDLAGRSWECFGEYSDLWGRTREGWRIASRRFHVRFDLGDPSVLRRG is encoded by the coding sequence ATGACGACCGACAGGGATCAGATCATCGAGCGGCTGGCAGACGTCGCCAGCGCGCTGGACACCCGCGACTGGGACGCACTCGGGGCGCTGTTCACCGAGACCGCGACGGGGTACGGAGCACGTGGCCGCGAGGCGATCGTCGAGCAGGTCCGCGATCATCTGGGCGGCTGCGGTCCCTCACAGCACCTGCTGGGGAACCACCGCGTGGAGCTCGGGTACGACGGCGACCCGGACCGCGCCCGCAGCCTCACCTACGCGCGCGTGCTGCACCTGGGTGCAGACGACCTCGCGGGACGGTCCTGGGAGTGCTTCGGCGAGTACTCCGACCTCTGGGGGCGCACGCGCGAGGGCTGGCGGATCGCCTCGCGGCGGTTCCACGTGCGCTTCGACCTCGGCGACCCGAGCGTGCTGCGCCGCGGCTGA
- a CDS encoding type I restriction enzyme HsdR N-terminal domain-containing protein — MPTIEESVRHLAAKVRDLKTHISTEEATKTAFIAPFIQDVLGYDIFDPREVIPEYVADVGRKKGEKVDYAIKDGDDFRFLIECKTVGSPLSLDHATQLVRYFNVTDTEFAILTNGEVYHFYAQLDAANRMDEKPFMTLDLTDIDARIFPHLEKCTKSKFDAETIVASAEQLKYVAEVRKVMAAEFKEPSDEWVRYFASRVTAKRLTAQVLEFFRDIVGTAGTQFVRDEANRRLRTAQDLDEEVTADVAAPTAPVDAENAATDSSDDGITTTPEETEAYQIIRAIARQRVPASRVTMRDAKTYCAILFDDNNRKPIARLRFNSSNWKIGVFDADRQEVLIPISTLDEIYDHADAILARISAMEEE; from the coding sequence GTGCCGACTATCGAAGAGTCAGTCCGCCACCTCGCCGCGAAGGTTCGCGACCTCAAGACGCACATCTCCACCGAGGAGGCGACGAAGACCGCGTTCATCGCCCCGTTCATCCAGGACGTCCTGGGATACGACATCTTCGATCCGCGCGAAGTCATCCCTGAGTACGTGGCTGATGTCGGGCGGAAGAAGGGTGAGAAGGTCGACTACGCGATCAAAGACGGGGACGACTTCCGGTTCCTGATCGAATGCAAGACAGTCGGATCCCCGCTGAGTCTGGACCATGCCACCCAGCTCGTGAGGTACTTCAACGTCACCGACACCGAGTTCGCGATTCTGACGAACGGCGAGGTGTACCACTTCTACGCCCAGCTCGACGCGGCGAACCGGATGGACGAAAAGCCGTTCATGACACTGGATCTGACCGACATCGACGCCCGGATCTTTCCCCATCTCGAAAAATGCACGAAGAGCAAGTTCGACGCCGAGACCATCGTCGCCTCCGCCGAGCAACTGAAGTACGTCGCGGAGGTTCGCAAAGTGATGGCGGCTGAGTTCAAAGAGCCGTCGGATGAATGGGTTCGCTACTTCGCCAGTCGAGTGACGGCGAAGCGGTTGACCGCGCAGGTCCTAGAGTTTTTCCGCGACATAGTCGGAACCGCTGGGACACAGTTCGTCCGTGACGAGGCGAACCGCCGATTGCGTACCGCGCAAGACCTCGACGAGGAGGTCACGGCGGATGTCGCAGCGCCCACAGCCCCTGTCGACGCGGAGAACGCGGCGACGGACTCGTCGGACGATGGCATCACCACCACGCCGGAAGAGACCGAGGCCTATCAGATCATCAGAGCGATAGCCCGGCAACGGGTCCCCGCCTCGAGAGTGACCATGCGCGACGCGAAGACCTACTGCGCCATCCTGTTCGACGACAATAACCGGAAGCCGATCGCCAGATTGCGGTTCAATTCCTCCAACTGGAAGATCGGCGTCTTCGATGCGGACCGTCAGGAAGTCCTGATCCCCATCAGCACTCTCGACGAGATCTACGACCACGCCGATGCCATTCTGGCCCGGATTTCCGCGATGGAGGAGGAGTAG
- a CDS encoding carboxylesterase/lipase family protein codes for MSRPGAGSAVEVTVSTGRVRGTDLGDVVRFYGIPYAEDPVGDLRFAAPVRRSSWPGVRDATRPAATAQRLRFDPDPAIPEPIVAGTDILHVDVWAPPEGAGHPVLVWIHGGGWESGSSHQPWFDGTAFARAGIVVVSVGYRLGVEGFTSFPDAPDNRGVRDWIMALEWVRDEIAAFGGDPGQVTVSGQSAGGGAVLCLLASPPAAGLFHRGIASSPAVLRSPAAQAPKGATAAELAAGGRGAVDEFHRRLRRDNPFLMPFRPTIGNETVPVPPLEGIGEGPGLGVPLLIGSTATEFEGLVRALPGPALVPGAAMILRSQELPTTGLRALARQSSGRSLRRAVGAVVDAATIHSTVVRAAETRIAAGGPTWVYDFRWAAGRGAVHCADLPFFWSVPEAANVRAYLDAPAPPDLVAAMHGSWVSFVRSGDPGSPAYEAPARRVQVWDEPPAVVDDGLADVREVWWPDGAT; via the coding sequence ATGAGTCGTCCCGGAGCAGGAAGCGCCGTCGAGGTCACCGTGTCCACCGGCCGTGTGCGCGGGACCGACCTGGGGGACGTGGTCCGCTTCTACGGCATCCCGTATGCCGAGGACCCGGTCGGCGATCTGCGGTTCGCGGCGCCCGTCAGGCGGAGTTCATGGCCCGGGGTCCGCGACGCCACGCGTCCGGCGGCCACCGCGCAGCGCCTGCGCTTCGACCCGGATCCGGCGATCCCCGAGCCGATCGTCGCGGGCACGGACATTCTGCACGTCGACGTGTGGGCGCCTCCCGAGGGTGCCGGGCATCCGGTCCTGGTGTGGATCCACGGCGGCGGGTGGGAGTCGGGGTCGTCGCATCAGCCGTGGTTCGACGGAACCGCGTTCGCCCGTGCGGGCATCGTCGTGGTGTCCGTGGGTTACCGGCTGGGCGTCGAGGGCTTCACCTCGTTCCCCGACGCCCCGGACAACCGTGGGGTGCGCGACTGGATCATGGCGCTGGAGTGGGTCCGCGACGAGATCGCGGCCTTCGGCGGTGACCCCGGGCAGGTCACCGTGTCGGGCCAGTCGGCGGGCGGCGGCGCCGTGCTGTGCCTGCTGGCCTCGCCGCCGGCGGCCGGGCTGTTCCACCGCGGGATCGCCTCCTCGCCCGCGGTGCTGCGGTCTCCGGCCGCGCAGGCCCCCAAGGGCGCGACGGCCGCCGAGTTGGCGGCGGGCGGTCGGGGCGCGGTCGACGAGTTCCACCGCCGCCTCCGCAGGGACAACCCGTTTCTCATGCCGTTCCGGCCGACCATCGGCAACGAGACGGTCCCCGTGCCGCCGCTCGAGGGGATCGGGGAGGGGCCGGGGCTCGGGGTGCCGTTGCTCATCGGTTCCACGGCCACCGAGTTCGAGGGACTCGTCCGCGCGCTCCCGGGCCCCGCGCTGGTGCCGGGCGCTGCGATGATCCTGCGGTCGCAGGAGCTGCCCACCACGGGCCTGCGGGCATTGGCCCGTCAGTCGTCGGGGCGGTCGCTGCGTCGAGCGGTGGGGGCGGTCGTCGACGCGGCGACCATCCACTCGACCGTCGTGCGGGCCGCCGAGACCCGCATCGCGGCCGGCGGCCCGACGTGGGTGTACGACTTCCGGTGGGCGGCGGGCCGCGGCGCGGTGCACTGCGCGGACCTGCCCTTCTTCTGGTCCGTCCCCGAGGCCGCGAACGTGCGCGCGTACCTGGACGCGCCCGCTCCGCCGGACCTGGTCGCGGCGATGCACGGCTCGTGGGTGAGCTTCGTGCGCTCCGGCGACCCCGGCTCGCCGGCCTACGAGGCACCCGCGCGGCGGGTGCAGGTGTGGGACGAGCCGCCCGCGGTCGTGGACGACGGCCTGGCCGACGTCCGTGAGGTCTGGTGGCCGGACGGCGCGACCTGA
- a CDS encoding ClbS/DfsB family four-helix bundle protein, whose protein sequence is MVAIPRGRDELLGALAESYDRLAADLARVPASRAREASLPGHRAGARMSPADLVAYLVGWSELVLSWHADRRAGIEPDLPAQGYSWNELGELAQKFYADHAEDSWPDLLGGFAAAKDHIVALVDGLDDTELYGAPWYRTYTAGRMIQLNTVSPWRNARGRLRAWLRENDL, encoded by the coding sequence ATGGTGGCGATTCCACGCGGCAGGGACGAGCTGCTGGGAGCACTCGCGGAGTCGTACGACAGGCTCGCCGCCGACCTGGCGAGGGTTCCGGCCTCGCGCGCCCGTGAGGCCTCGCTGCCGGGGCATAGGGCCGGGGCCCGGATGAGCCCGGCTGATCTGGTCGCCTATCTCGTCGGCTGGAGCGAGTTGGTCCTGTCGTGGCACGCCGATCGCCGGGCGGGGATCGAGCCGGATCTCCCCGCGCAGGGCTACTCGTGGAACGAGCTGGGCGAGCTGGCGCAGAAGTTCTACGCCGACCACGCCGAGGACTCCTGGCCGGACCTGCTAGGCGGGTTCGCGGCGGCGAAGGACCACATCGTCGCGCTCGTCGACGGTCTGGACGACACGGAACTGTACGGCGCGCCGTGGTACCGGACGTACACCGCGGGTCGGATGATCCAGCTGAACACGGTGTCACCCTGGCGCAACGCACGCGGGCGGCTGCGCGCGTGGCTCCGCGAGAACGACCTCTAG
- a CDS encoding alpha/beta hydrolase, which produces MRSALSRTGMSGHRAYTPSLRDRLTKAVMTAAGYLPGPLLRPVAGAPRRVDGQVLDPHFQAGLRVISLMSEGEYQDLTLERARSVVERSAYTVSGRKIDLAVVTDIVLPLGGADPDRADLPARLYSPVDGDEALPVLVYFHGGGWVLGSIDSHDATCRYIADTGRLKVISVDYRMAPEFLFPTAAEDALAAFRYVRDHAAELGVDPQRIAVGGDSAGGNLAAVVCQQTRDAGEKTPDFQLLFVPATNMSARTRSYELFGDGYFLTRGNMDWYERTYIRSDDDRLDPRASPLLATDFSGLPPAHVATGGFDPLRDEGEAYARRMADAGVKVSLRRHPTLVHPFVNAVGATPLAKAALSEAVGAMRMALAY; this is translated from the coding sequence ATGCGCTCCGCACTGTCACGAACTGGAATGTCCGGCCACCGCGCCTACACGCCGTCGCTCCGCGACCGCCTGACCAAGGCCGTCATGACCGCCGCCGGATACCTGCCCGGTCCCCTGCTGCGCCCCGTGGCGGGTGCCCCCCGGCGCGTCGACGGGCAGGTCCTCGACCCGCATTTCCAGGCCGGGCTCCGGGTCATCTCGCTCATGTCCGAGGGGGAATACCAGGACCTCACCCTCGAGCGGGCGCGCTCCGTCGTCGAGCGGTCGGCCTACACCGTCTCGGGGAGGAAGATCGACCTCGCCGTCGTCACCGACATCGTCCTCCCGCTCGGCGGTGCCGATCCCGACCGCGCCGACCTGCCCGCACGCCTGTACTCGCCCGTCGACGGTGACGAGGCGCTGCCGGTCCTCGTGTACTTCCACGGCGGCGGGTGGGTGCTCGGCAGCATCGACTCGCACGACGCGACGTGCCGCTACATCGCCGACACCGGCCGCCTCAAGGTCATCAGCGTGGACTACCGGATGGCGCCGGAGTTCCTCTTCCCCACCGCCGCCGAGGACGCCCTGGCCGCGTTCCGGTACGTCCGCGACCACGCCGCCGAACTCGGAGTGGACCCGCAGCGCATCGCGGTGGGCGGCGACAGCGCCGGCGGCAACCTCGCCGCGGTGGTGTGCCAGCAGACCCGCGACGCGGGCGAGAAGACCCCGGACTTCCAACTGCTGTTCGTCCCGGCGACGAACATGTCCGCCCGGACGCGCTCCTACGAGCTGTTCGGCGACGGGTACTTCCTCACCCGCGGCAACATGGACTGGTACGAGCGCACCTACATCCGCTCGGACGACGACCGCCTCGATCCCCGCGCGTCTCCCCTGCTGGCCACGGACTTCTCGGGGCTGCCGCCGGCGCACGTCGCCACGGGCGGGTTCGACCCGCTGCGCGACGAGGGCGAGGCGTACGCCCGCAGGATGGCCGACGCCGGGGTGAAGGTGTCGCTGCGGCGGCATCCCACGCTGGTCCACCCGTTCGTCAACGCGGTGGGCGCGACCCCGCTCGCCAAGGCCGCGTTGTCGGAGGCGGTGGGCGCGATGCGGATGGCGTTGGCCTACTGA
- a CDS encoding ABC transporter ATP-binding protein translates to MRSEDDGVIRVEGLVKTFGGVRALDGLDLEVRRGEIHGFLGPNGAGKSTTIRVLLGLVRADSGTATVFGADPWRDAVRLRSRVAYVPGEVTLWPRLTGGQCIDLVGRSLGGLEPARRDELVERFRLDPTKRSRDYSKGNRQKVSLIAALASGADLLVLDEPTSGLDPLMERVFQDCVREAVDAGATVLLSSHIMGEVESLADRVSIIRDGRTVSSGTLADLRRHTTTEVHAVTDTDPRALERVSGVDDLRIGDADDGRYDVRCHVPAPALGEVAGILHAAGVHTLTATPPSLDDLFLSAYSGAR, encoded by the coding sequence ATGCGTTCAGAAGACGACGGGGTCATCCGGGTCGAGGGGCTGGTCAAGACGTTCGGGGGCGTGCGGGCCCTCGACGGGTTGGACCTCGAAGTCCGGCGCGGCGAGATCCACGGATTTCTGGGGCCCAACGGCGCCGGTAAGTCCACCACCATCCGCGTCCTGCTGGGGCTCGTGCGCGCCGACTCCGGCACCGCGACCGTGTTCGGCGCCGACCCGTGGCGCGACGCCGTCCGGCTGCGCTCGCGGGTCGCCTACGTCCCCGGCGAGGTCACGCTGTGGCCGCGGCTCACGGGCGGCCAGTGCATCGACCTGGTGGGCCGGTCGCTGGGAGGTCTCGAGCCGGCCCGGCGCGACGAGCTCGTCGAGCGGTTCCGCCTCGACCCCACCAAGCGCAGCCGCGACTACTCGAAGGGCAACCGGCAGAAGGTCTCGCTCATCGCCGCGCTGGCCTCCGGCGCCGACCTGCTCGTGCTGGACGAACCCACCTCGGGCCTGGACCCGCTCATGGAGCGCGTCTTCCAGGACTGCGTCCGCGAGGCCGTCGACGCGGGGGCGACCGTGCTGCTGTCCAGCCACATCATGGGGGAGGTCGAATCGCTCGCCGACCGCGTGAGCATCATCCGCGACGGCCGGACCGTCAGTTCCGGCACACTGGCCGATCTGCGGCGCCACACCACCACCGAGGTCCACGCCGTCACCGACACCGACCCGCGGGCGCTCGAGCGCGTGAGCGGCGTCGACGACCTGCGGATCGGCGACGCCGACGACGGCCGGTACGACGTCCGCTGCCACGTCCCGGCGCCCGCGCTCGGGGAGGTCGCCGGCATCCTCCACGCCGCCGGCGTCCACACCCTCACCGCCACCCCGCCCAGCCTCGACGACCTGTTCCTCAGCGCCTACTCCGGAGCCCGGTGA
- a CDS encoding ABC transporter permease, with product MSAPLVGAPLAGTALLARIALRTGWPAMVAWVAGAVALFLATGLSIATLYDTPEELAAYSASVGESMVMLTGRVAGLDTTGGVVMNEYSFLVGFGVPLMAIALTARSTRREEESGRPELLVAGGVGRLAPAAAALVVVAGVFLALGAGLWVATLALDVDRGGAALYVASIVATGWVYVSATAVLAQVLAHHRTVWTASLSVAGLTLVTRGIGDAEENWLSWASPLGWHGLTRPFGEPAPLPLAVSLATAAALAALALWLAARRDLGSGMVPARTGPATASRWRTSHAGAALHQHLGALTGWTVGVVALMAVYGALMDVTVEAIVANPDLAVFLGDPDALVDTIVQMLVAFAGFLGAGFALQTLGGLRGEETSGRLELMLAAGRSRWSWLAGHAAVVAAGTAVVVLAGAAAFAVSAAAVLDDPELAGRILGAGAWQLPAALLFVGVSVCLFGAAPRLQVLAWAPFALAVVVTLMGPTLRLTEAQMRLSPFGAVGTAPTGPVDTAGVIVLLVADALLVAVGLAAFRRRDVPRP from the coding sequence ATGAGCGCACCCCTCGTCGGCGCACCCCTGGCCGGTACGGCTCTGCTCGCCCGCATCGCGCTCCGGACCGGCTGGCCGGCGATGGTCGCGTGGGTCGCCGGGGCCGTCGCCCTGTTCCTCGCCACCGGACTGTCCATCGCCACGCTCTACGACACCCCGGAGGAGCTCGCCGCGTACAGCGCCTCCGTCGGCGAGTCGATGGTCATGCTCACCGGGCGGGTCGCCGGCCTCGACACCACGGGCGGCGTGGTGATGAACGAGTACTCGTTCCTCGTCGGCTTCGGGGTCCCGCTCATGGCGATCGCCCTGACCGCGCGCTCCACCCGGCGGGAAGAGGAGTCCGGACGACCCGAACTACTCGTGGCGGGCGGGGTCGGCCGGCTCGCCCCGGCGGCGGCGGCCCTCGTCGTCGTCGCCGGGGTCTTCCTCGCACTGGGCGCCGGCCTCTGGGTCGCGACACTGGCGCTCGACGTGGACCGCGGCGGCGCGGCGCTGTACGTGGCCTCGATCGTCGCCACCGGCTGGGTCTACGTCTCGGCCACCGCCGTCCTCGCCCAGGTCCTCGCGCACCACCGCACCGTCTGGACGGCCTCGCTCTCGGTGGCCGGACTGACCCTCGTCACGCGCGGCATCGGCGACGCAGAGGAGAACTGGCTGAGCTGGGCGTCCCCGCTCGGCTGGCACGGTCTCACCCGGCCGTTCGGCGAGCCGGCCCCGCTCCCGCTCGCGGTGTCGCTCGCGACCGCCGCCGCGCTGGCCGCCCTCGCGCTGTGGCTCGCGGCCCGCCGCGACCTCGGCTCGGGCATGGTGCCCGCCCGCACGGGACCCGCCACCGCGTCGCGGTGGCGCACCTCCCACGCCGGGGCCGCTCTCCACCAGCACCTCGGCGCGCTCACCGGCTGGACGGTCGGCGTGGTCGCGCTCATGGCCGTCTACGGCGCCCTCATGGACGTCACGGTGGAGGCCATCGTCGCCAATCCGGACCTGGCCGTCTTCCTGGGCGACCCGGATGCCCTGGTCGACACGATCGTGCAGATGCTCGTCGCGTTCGCGGGGTTCCTCGGCGCCGGGTTCGCGCTGCAGACCCTCGGCGGGCTGCGCGGCGAGGAGACCTCGGGTCGACTCGAGCTCATGCTCGCCGCCGGGCGGTCGCGGTGGTCCTGGCTGGCCGGGCACGCGGCGGTCGTGGCGGCCGGCACCGCGGTGGTCGTGCTCGCCGGCGCGGCCGCGTTCGCCGTGTCCGCGGCAGCGGTGCTCGACGACCCGGAACTGGCGGGCCGGATCCTCGGCGCGGGAGCGTGGCAGCTCCCCGCCGCGCTGCTGTTCGTCGGGGTCTCCGTCTGCCTGTTCGGCGCGGCCCCGCGACTGCAGGTCCTGGCCTGGGCTCCGTTCGCCCTCGCCGTCGTCGTCACCCTCATGGGCCCGACGCTCCGACTCACCGAGGCGCAGATGCGCCTGTCGCCGTTCGGCGCGGTGGGCACCGCCCCCACCGGCCCCGTCGACACCGCGGGCGTGATCGTCCTGCTCGTGGCCGACGCCCTGCTGGTCGCCGTGGGGCTCGCCGCGTTCCGGCGCCGGGACGTGCCCCGGCCCTGA
- a CDS encoding serine hydrolase domain-containing protein — protein sequence MSDQVDRDALAAALAVVADWPVDTVSAAVVGSDGALATHGDDSRVYRLASVTKPLVATAALLAVEEEAIGLEDPAGPEGSTVRHLLAHASGLDFADRDEVRAEPGRRRIYSSAGFEVLADHIADSTGIDFPEYLHEAVCRPLGMASTALEGSAGHGASASLADLVAFARELVAPRLLAAETLAEAVTEQFPGLDGIVPGYGTQKPCPWGLGYELRGDKDPHWTGSRNSAGTFGHFGQSGTLLWVDPALSAALVVLTDRDFGDWAKPLWPELSDGVVAALGQ from the coding sequence ATGTCGGACCAGGTCGATCGAGACGCGCTCGCCGCCGCGCTGGCGGTGGTCGCGGACTGGCCGGTGGACACCGTCTCGGCCGCTGTCGTCGGATCCGACGGCGCGCTCGCCACGCACGGCGACGACAGCCGCGTCTACCGCCTCGCCTCCGTGACCAAGCCGCTCGTCGCCACGGCCGCCCTGTTGGCGGTCGAGGAGGAGGCGATCGGCCTCGAGGATCCCGCCGGGCCCGAGGGCTCCACCGTGCGGCACCTGCTCGCGCACGCCTCCGGCCTCGACTTCGCCGACCGGGACGAGGTCCGCGCCGAACCGGGCCGGCGACGCATCTACTCGTCCGCCGGGTTCGAGGTGTTGGCCGACCACATCGCCGACTCCACCGGGATCGATTTCCCCGAATACCTCCACGAGGCCGTGTGCCGGCCGCTCGGAATGGCTTCCACCGCCCTCGAGGGCTCCGCCGGGCACGGTGCCTCCGCCAGCCTCGCCGACCTCGTGGCTTTCGCGCGCGAACTCGTCGCGCCGCGGCTGCTGGCCGCCGAGACCCTGGCCGAGGCCGTGACCGAGCAGTTCCCCGGGCTCGACGGGATCGTGCCCGGGTACGGGACGCAGAAGCCGTGTCCGTGGGGCCTGGGGTACGAGTTGCGTGGCGACAAGGACCCGCACTGGACCGGTTCGCGGAACTCGGCCGGGACGTTCGGCCACTTCGGCCAGTCGGGGACGCTGCTGTGGGTCGACCCCGCGCTGTCCGCGGCGTTGGTCGTGCTCACCGACCGCGACTTCGGCGACTGGGCCAAGCCGCTGTGGCCGGAGCTGTCCGACGGCGTCGTGGCGGCGCTCGGGCAGTAG
- a CDS encoding DUF3145 domain-containing protein, which translates to MSDHNHFADTTTGVVFIHAAPTALCPHVEWALASTLDANSAMRWEDQPAQPGARKAIVDWIGPVGTGARLAESLAKWSMLSFEVTEDPSDLVDGERFSHTPELGMWRGQTGASGDVVISENRLRHLMKAGPAAFHAAVEAELGTPWDRALEPLRGHPAASEVTWLSRVG; encoded by the coding sequence ATGTCTGACCATAACCATTTCGCGGATACGACGACCGGCGTGGTGTTCATCCATGCCGCGCCGACCGCGTTGTGTCCTCACGTCGAGTGGGCTCTGGCGAGCACGCTCGACGCCAACTCGGCCATGCGCTGGGAAGACCAGCCGGCCCAGCCGGGCGCTCGCAAGGCGATCGTCGACTGGATCGGCCCGGTCGGCACCGGCGCACGGCTGGCTGAGTCGTTGGCCAAGTGGTCGATGCTGTCCTTCGAGGTGACGGAGGACCCGAGCGACCTCGTCGACGGCGAACGCTTCTCGCACACGCCCGAGCTCGGCATGTGGCGGGGCCAGACCGGCGCGAGCGGTGACGTCGTCATCAGCGAAAACCGGCTGCGCCACCTCATGAAGGCCGGCCCCGCCGCCTTCCACGCCGCCGTCGAGGCGGAGCTCGGCACCCCGTGGGACCGCGCGCTCGAGCCGCTGCGCGGCCACCCGGCCGCCTCCGAGGTCACCTGGCTCTCGCGCGTAGGCTGA